The Deltaproteobacteria bacterium region GACGGCCGCGACGACGAACGATCGGTTCTTCATGGTCCCTCCCGGATCGGATGCCAAACCGGTAGCAAGGTATCCCGAGGCGCACCCCGCGTCAACCTGTCCGGGAGTGCATAAAGCGCATGCTTGACGTGGAACGGCACCGAAGGGTAAAATATCAAACACTTTTTTAATCCTGCTGGATGGCGGTACTTCATGGGGATCGTCGATCCCGAAGTTCTATCCCTTTCCGATCCCGAAAGCCGGGATTACATCCGTCAAGGATTGGAGCGAGGGGTTGAGTCCCGGATCATCGAATCGTGGAAAAGGTGCGCCCGATCGGGGTTGAACCCGAACCACGGGAATCACCCTGTGCTGGTGGAGTCTTCCCAGTTCAAGAGACGGATCGAGCAAAATGGAGAGATCGTCGAACTGTTCCAGTTCTATATACGCCGTTTCTCGCGATTGCTGGAGCAGGTGGGCGCCTGCGCGATGGTCTGCGACACCGAGGGGTACATCCTCTCGCGCGCAGGGTACGGGAAGGTGCTTCATTTCTTCGACAATATCTCCGTTTCCGAAGGAAGTTCCTGCTGCGAAAAAGTGATCGGGACGAACGCCCCGGGCCTGGCCCTCGTCACCCGGGAACCCGTGGTGGTAACGGCCGACGAGCATTACATGAAGACTTACCATCCGGCGTTTTGCGCCGCTTCACCGATCCTGGACGAGCACCGGAACCTTCTCGGCGTCGTGGACGTCACGAAGTTCTTCGACCCGTACATCTCCGACGAACTCCGAAAACACCTCCTGAATCTCACCATTTCCCTCTCGGACATGATCCGGAACGAGGTCTTTCTCGGGCGCCTCATCCAGTCCTACCCGACTTCGTACCCCGCTTGGGGCGATGCCCCTCGCGAACCGCGAAACGTCGGATCGCCAGGAGGGAGGAGAACTTCCTTGTCCCGCATCATCGGCACCTCCGCACCCCTCGCCAAGGCGATCCGGATCGCCGGGACCTACGCCCGGAAGGAAGGGAACATCCTGATCCTTGGGGAGACGGGTACCGGCAAGGAGCTCTTCGCCAGGATGATCCATGAAGAAGGACCGCGCTTCAACGGCCCCTTTGTCGCGGTGAACTGCGCGGCGATCCCCCTCGAACTCGCGGAGAGCGAACTGTTCGGATATGAGCGGGGGGCGTTCACGGGAGCGAAGACCGAGGGGCATCCCGGGAAGTTCGAGATGGCCCACGAGGGAACCATCTTCCTCGACGAGGTCAACTCCATGCCGTTACCGGTCCAGGCGAAGATCCTCCGCGTCGTGGAGACGAAGCGAATTTCGCGCATCAGTGGTAAACGTGAGATTCCGATCGACGTCCGGATCGTCGCGGCGAGCAACCGGGACCTTGCCGACGAGGTCGGCGCGGGGACGTTCCGCAGGGATCTTTACTACCGGCTAAGCGTCCTGCCTCTGCGCGTCCCCTCACTGCGGGAGATGAAGGAAGACATCCCGGATCTTCTCGGGGCATTCCTCAGGGACGCGGCCATCGAGAACGGATCCCCGCTTCAACGGATCTCGGGCGGCGCCATGCGCCGTCTGCTTGCCTACGACTGGCCCGGAAACGTGAGGGAATTGAAGAATTACGTTGAATGCTTCAGCTTTACCATGGAAGGAGACGAGATCCTCGAGGAGCACCTTCCGCCGGAGGTCCTCAATGGTGCAACCCGGTCGGAGGAGTGCCCGGCGACTCCCGCGGAATCCGGGAACTTCGAATCCCTCGAGCGGGCGTTTCTCGTCGATACCATGCGCAAACTCGGGGGGAACGCGGTCGAAGCGGCAAGAACCCTCGGCGTCTCCCGCAGCACCCTCTACCGGAAACTGAAAAAGCACGGAATCTCCTGCTGATACACCCATCACTTCCCCGCGCCGTTTGTCTTAATAATGCTTCTCTTGTCCCATTATTGCACCGGCGGAGCGTGCGCGGCGGCATGGTCCCTCTTCCCACAGCGCTCCGTCGGCATTTCATCGATGGTTCCCTTTCATTAACAATCAGATAGCGGCTCCACTCCTTCCCCATGAAAGATCGTAACGTGGCACTCATATTGCAAACATAGTTTTATAACAAATATCTTCGGGAGGAGCTTCCATGAGCGTCACCGCACCGAGGGAATACCAGCACTTCATCAAGGGGGCCTGGCGGAAATCCGAGTCCGGCAAGACTCTCGATGTTCTCAACCCGGCGACGGGGGAACTACTCACTCGTGTCCCCGCTGGAGACGCCCGGGACGTCGATGCCGCTGTCGCGGCGGCACGGGAGGCGTTCACGACATGGGGGCAGACCACCCCCGCAGAGCGACAGAGGATCCTGCTCGAGATCGCCAACCGGATCGAGAAGCGGGCCCGCAACTACGCGGAGCTCGAGAGCCTGAACGTGGGGAAACCGATCCGCGAGTCGATGAACATCGACGTCCCCCTTGCGATCGACCATTACCGTTACTTCGCCGGGGTGCTGCGGAACCTGCAGGGGACCACCCAGACGGTCGATCCGACCATGCTCCACTTCACCCTTCGCGAACCCCTCGGAGTGGTGGGGCATATCCTCCCATGGAACTTCCCCCTCCTTCTTGCGGCGTGGAAACTCGCCCCGGCGCTCGCCGCGGGGAACACGGTGGTGATGAAACCGGCGGAGCAGACCCCCGTCACCCTCCTCGAACTGGCGAACGACCTGCGCGACCTGCTACCCCCGGGGGTCCTGAACGTCGTCACGGGATACGGTCCGGACGTGGGGGCCCCACTGGCGAGCCACCCCGGGGTCCGGAAGCTTTCCTTCACGGGCGAAACAACGACGGGAAGGCTCATCCTCCAGTACGCCTCGGAGAACATCGTCCCCGCTACCGTGGAACTCGGCGGGAAGAGCCCGCACATCATCTTCCCGGACGCCGATGTCGAACGAGCGATCGAAGGGGTCATGATCGGGGTGTTCCTGAACCAGGGGGAAGTCTGCTCCGCAGGCTCCCGCCTTTTCGTGCATGACGCAATCTACGACCAATTCATGGGAAAGCTCGTCGCCAAGGTGAAGGGCCTGAAGATCGGAAACCCGATGAAGGAGGACACGCAGCTTGGACCGATCGTGTCGCGGGAGCAGATGGAAAAGGTCCTCTCCTACATTGAAATCGGGAAGAAGGAGGGCGCCACCCTCCTTTGCGGCGGGACACGGGTCACCGATCCGGAACTTGCCAAGGGATTCTTCGTCACCCCCGCCGTTTTCGGCGATGTCAACAACAAGATGAGGATCGCCCAGGAGGAGATCTTCGGCCCCGTCGTCTCCGTGATCCGGTGGAACGATTACGACAACATGATCGCGCAAGCCAACGACATCGCGTACGGACTGGGGGCGGGGCTTTGGACGGAGACCCTCCCGCTCGCGATCAAGACCGCCAAGGCATTGCAGGCGGGAACCGTCTGGATCAACACCTACAACGCCCTCACGGCCGGAGCACCGTTCGGAGGGTATAAAAAGAGCGGTTTCGGAAGGGAGTGCGCTTTCGACACGCTGCTCCACTACACGCAGATCAAGAGCGTGTTCGTCTCCACCGCGGAGAAGCCGATGGGCCTGTACTGACATGAAACTCCGTTTCACGGAAAAGGCGCGGGCGCTCCTCGCGGAGATCCGGGCGGAAAACCCGTCGGACACCCTCGTGATCCTGGTCGGGGGCGGCTGTTGCGAAAACACCGCCCCCATCCTGATGAAGAATTTCCGTGTGGGGCGGAGCGACCGCCTGATGGGAGAGGCGGAAGGGGTCGGCGTCTACGCCTCGACGGATGTCTACCCTCTCATCGAGGGGACGCCTTCGGAGATCGACGTGACGGACGGAACGGGTGCAGGGAGTTTCTCGCTGGAGGTGCGCCGCGGCGTGCGGCTGACGTTGCGGCCCCTCCCGGAATCATCGGAGCCTAGATGATTTCTTTTTCTTTCAATTCCTTCAACTGTTCCCCACCCAGCCCGAGGTGTTTCCGGTAAATGGATTCGTTGTCCGCCCCGATGGGCCGGCACACCCATTTGATCCTCCCCGGGGTTCTGGACATCGACTTGAACGTCGAATTCTGGACCAGCACCTCTCCGTAGTTCGGGTCGTTCACCCGGACGAACGTCTTCCGGACGTCCCAATGTTCCCGTTGCAGGACGTCTCCGGAGGTTTCGAGCCTCCCCGTGACCACCGTCCCCTTCTTGTCGGGCTTTTTGCCGTAGGCCGTGATCATCTGCTGGATCTCCTCCGAGGTGTACCGCTCCGTGAACCGTTCGATCTCGTGCTGGATGGTGGGCTGATTCTCCGGGGTAAGCCGCTCGCGGATGGACGGAAACCGTTCCCGCAGATCGGGGCGGTTCATGATCTCGCACAAGGCGGACCAGTTCGGGTCCGAGAATCCGGAGATGAAGGTGAACCCGTCCCTGCACTTCACGTACGTATAAGGGAAAACGGCATAGTCGTAATTCCCGGCCCGGGGCATCTGCTGCCCCGACATGTGGAAATATTGCATGACGTAATTGGAAATCGCCATCAGCCCTTCCGGCGGCGACGCGTCGATGAACTGCCCCTTCCCCGTCTTCCGCCTGTGGAACATCGCCGTCTGGATCCCGAACGCCGCCCAGGCGCCGCCGGCGTACCACCCCATCCAGTTCCCCTGCTTCAACGGCTTCTTGTACGCATCCGGCACGGCCGGGTCGAGGTCCGGCTCGCCGGTAACCGACATGATGACGCCCCTTGCCTGGTCGACGATGTCGTAGTCCGGCTGGTTGGAACACTTTTCCGAATCGCCGCCGAACTGTCCGTACGTGTGGATGGCGGTGAAGATCAACCCGGGGTTGCTTTCACGAAGGGGACCATACCCCAGCCCGAGTGCCTCCAGGTACCCCGGCTTGAAGGTGTGGATCAGCACGTCGGCTTTCTTCGCAAGGCCCAGAAAAAGCTTCTTCCCCTCCTCCCTGGCGATATCGAGGGTGACGTGGTGTTTGTTCCGTCCTTCCACGATGTAGCCCAACCCCGCATCCCCGATCATGATCCCGTAGGGAGTCATCTTTCTTGCAATGTCTCCCCCGGGCGGTTCGATCCGGATCACTTCCGCTCCCATTTCGGCCAGCAGCGAAGAGGCGAAGAGCCCGGCAAAGCTCCCGTGGCTCAGATCCAGGACGAGCATATCGTCGAGGGCTTCCGGTTTTCGGGAGACCTCCTCGGGGTTCGTTTCACGATGCGCCCACTTCGCGTATTCCCGATTGGCCGACAGGCCGACGATGTTCGGATCGTCCATTTTTCCACCCTTCATGCGTCGTCCCCGGAATCTTCCTGCCGAGTCAGGGAATGTTGACTCCGCATTTCCCGTCCCAGCCGGGAGGCGGACATTGCGAGGGGACGTTCGGGTTCCATTGGAATACGACACCCTCGTCCTCGAGCGATTTTATTTCTTCCTCCGGCAGTCCCAACATTTTCCCGAGTACGTAGTGGTTATCGAACCCCAACGGCCGGCAGCTCCACTTCAACCTGCCGGGAGTCTCGCTCATCACGGGGGGATAGCACTGCTGCACCATGTTTCCGTAGAGGGGGTCCTCGTATTCCTGGATGGCGCCGCGCTCCCGGAAATGGTC contains the following coding sequences:
- a CDS encoding sigma-54-dependent Fis family transcriptional regulator, whose protein sequence is MNPNHGNHPVLVESSQFKRRIEQNGEIVELFQFYIRRFSRLLEQVGACAMVCDTEGYILSRAGYGKVLHFFDNISVSEGSSCCEKVIGTNAPGLALVTREPVVVTADEHYMKTYHPAFCAASPILDEHRNLLGVVDVTKFFDPYISDELRKHLLNLTISLSDMIRNEVFLGRLIQSYPTSYPAWGDAPREPRNVGSPGGRRTSLSRIIGTSAPLAKAIRIAGTYARKEGNILILGETGTGKELFARMIHEEGPRFNGPFVAVNCAAIPLELAESELFGYERGAFTGAKTEGHPGKFEMAHEGTIFLDEVNSMPLPVQAKILRVVETKRISRISGKREIPIDVRIVAASNRDLADEVGAGTFRRDLYYRLSVLPLRVPSLREMKEDIPDLLGAFLRDAAIENGSPLQRISGGAMRRLLAYDWPGNVRELKNYVECFSFTMEGDEILEEHLPPEVLNGATRSEECPATPAESGNFESLERAFLVDTMRKLGGNAVEAARTLGVSRSTLYRKLKKHGISC
- a CDS encoding aldehyde dehydrogenase family protein, translated to MSVTAPREYQHFIKGAWRKSESGKTLDVLNPATGELLTRVPAGDARDVDAAVAAAREAFTTWGQTTPAERQRILLEIANRIEKRARNYAELESLNVGKPIRESMNIDVPLAIDHYRYFAGVLRNLQGTTQTVDPTMLHFTLREPLGVVGHILPWNFPLLLAAWKLAPALAAGNTVVMKPAEQTPVTLLELANDLRDLLPPGVLNVVTGYGPDVGAPLASHPGVRKLSFTGETTTGRLILQYASENIVPATVELGGKSPHIIFPDADVERAIEGVMIGVFLNQGEVCSAGSRLFVHDAIYDQFMGKLVAKVKGLKIGNPMKEDTQLGPIVSREQMEKVLSYIEIGKKEGATLLCGGTRVTDPELAKGFFVTPAVFGDVNNKMRIAQEEIFGPVVSVIRWNDYDNMIAQANDIAYGLGAGLWTETLPLAIKTAKALQAGTVWINTYNALTAGAPFGGYKKSGFGRECAFDTLLHYTQIKSVFVSTAEKPMGLY
- a CDS encoding DUF779 domain-containing protein, with translation MKLRFTEKARALLAEIRAENPSDTLVILVGGGCCENTAPILMKNFRVGRSDRLMGEAEGVGVYASTDVYPLIEGTPSEIDVTDGTGAGSFSLEVRRGVRLTLRPLPESSEPR
- a CDS encoding CoA transferase, which translates into the protein MKGGKMDDPNIVGLSANREYAKWAHRETNPEEVSRKPEALDDMLVLDLSHGSFAGLFASSLLAEMGAEVIRIEPPGGDIARKMTPYGIMIGDAGLGYIVEGRNKHHVTLDIAREEGKKLFLGLAKKADVLIHTFKPGYLEALGLGYGPLRESNPGLIFTAIHTYGQFGGDSEKCSNQPDYDIVDQARGVIMSVTGEPDLDPAVPDAYKKPLKQGNWMGWYAGGAWAAFGIQTAMFHRRKTGKGQFIDASPPEGLMAISNYVMQYFHMSGQQMPRAGNYDYAVFPYTYVKCRDGFTFISGFSDPNWSALCEIMNRPDLRERFPSIRERLTPENQPTIQHEIERFTERYTSEEIQQMITAYGKKPDKKGTVVTGRLETSGDVLQREHWDVRKTFVRVNDPNYGEVLVQNSTFKSMSRTPGRIKWVCRPIGADNESIYRKHLGLGGEQLKELKEKEII